Proteins from a genomic interval of Chanos chanos chromosome 3, fChaCha1.1, whole genome shotgun sequence:
- the LOC115808166 gene encoding suppressor of cytokine signaling 2-like codes for MGHTQCVSKSTETEPHSPRTGLWRHAGAFRLDELKLTAAPVAHMILPSGEPEKSLIAVRVKDRVVESHREESTEDAELLQRTMNHLRASGWYWGPVTAAEAREVLTDSGEGTFLLRDSSNPGYLLTLSVKTSLGPTHLRIEYTAGQFGFDSVVMARPRLRQFKGAVELVQHYALAYQRLVSQKEEVDSVKEQTLDGDLPGASETTLQLKLSRPLHKMAPSLQHMCRIVINQNTSNFQDLPLPDRLKDFLLDYPFVL; via the exons ATGGGGCACACACAGTGCGTCTCTAAATCAACAGAGACCGAACCTCATTCACCTCGGACGGGTCTCTGGAGACACGCGGGTGCCTTTAGACTGGACGAACTCAAGCTGACCGCAGCCCCAGTCGCACATATGATTCTTCCAAGCGGCGAGCCCGAAAAATCCCTTATAGCGGTAAGGGTTAAGGACCGTGTGGTGGAGTCGCATCGAGAGGAATCAACCGAAGACGCGGAATTATTGCAGAGGACAATGAACCATCTGAGAGCGTCCG GTTGGTACTGGGGCCCAGTGACTGCTGCCGAGGCCAGAGAAGTTTTGACTGATTCTGGGGAGGGAACGTTTCTCCTGAGAGACAGCTCAAACCCAGGCTATCTTCTCACTCTGTCAGTGAAGACCAGCCTGGGTCCTACTCACCTGCGCATCGAGTACACTGCTGGCCAGTTTGGCTTTGATTCAGTGGTCATGGCTCGTCCACGACTGCGCCAGTTTAAAGGTGCTGTGGAGCTGGTACAGCACTATGCTTTGGCCTATCAGCGGTTAGTCAGCCAGAAGGAGGAGGTGGACTCTGTTAAAGAGCAGACCCTGGACGGAGATCTCCCAGGAGCCTCTGAGACCACCCTGCAACTCAAACTTTCCCGACCGCTGCACAAAATGGCTCCCAGTCTGCAGCACATGTGTCGTATTGTGATTAACCAAAACACCAGTAATTTTCAGGATTTACCACTACCTGACCGACTGAAAGACTTCCTGTTAGATTACCCCTTTGTGCTGTAA